GACTCGCCGCACTCGCTACAGTACGACTGTCCGCTGTTGCGGTCGCCCGGCGTGAAGACGGACGTATCGTCCATCCACGCTTCATCGGTCGCCGAGGCAGGCTCATTTGTATCGCCCGTCTCCGATTCCGTATCTGTACCACTGTCGGTGGCCGCCGTCTCCGGTTGTGCAGCATCGTCCGACAGCTGCGCGGTGTCCTGTACCGATTCGTGAGCGGGCGGTTCCGTCGTGGGGGCCTCGTCGGGCGAGAACACGCGTGTCCCGGTGTGCCCCGGTGGCTCTGCGTCGCTGTCAACATCTTCGGCGGCAGTCCCGTCCTCAGTCTGTTCACCGGAATCCGGTGTGGCGTCGACAGCCCGTTCGGTGGCTGAACTCTCGTCGCCGTTTTGCACTACCCCAACTGGTGGCATGATCGGGAACCGCTGGTCTGGACGGCGGTGCGGGTTCGAAAGCGGTGCGCGGATTCTGACGACGGTTCCAGCGAGCAATTGAACGAAGAGGTACGCGCTCGCCAGCACGCCGGGGACCGCGATGAAGAGAGCTGTGGCTTGGGACGGCCGGACGCCCAGCAACTGGAGCGCTGTCTCAGCTATGGGACCGACGCCGGCCCGCGCCAGCCACGGGGAGAGCGCCGACGAAACGCCGGATGCGGTGCCCATCTGGAGCACCCATCCAGTACTGAGAGAGACCGCACTCACACACACCAGCAGCGACAGAAGTGGAGGGACTGAAAGTGTGTACACGCGGTGTCCGTAGGCGACGGTCCGGACAACCAGATGCACTGTTCCGAAGAATGCAACCACCGTGAGCAGGCGCTGCTGGCCGAGAATGAGACTTCCCAGCAGGCAGCCGAGGAGGACAGTGCCGGGGAGAACGAGCAACAGGCTCGGATGGTCCAGCCGATACGCCTCAACAAGGTTGCCGTAGCTGTTCCGAAGCCGTCGGTTGACGAGCACGACGGTCGCCAGTGAGGGACTGAGGAGCCAGAGACCCGCGGCGAGCACAGTACGCAGCGAGACAGTTTGGCCAGCAAGTGTCACGGGAACAGTACGTTCGAGTCCCGGGACCTGCGTCAACAGCAGTCCCGTCGCGAGTACCCAGCCACTGTAGACGAGCCATGCTATGCCCACACCGACAAACAGCCAAGATTCAGCTCGTAATAGTGCGGCGGATTCGCGGAGTTCCAACCCCAGTCGACCACGCTGCATCAGCCTGATGTTTCCCGACCGACCGCTTAACTGTGGGTGGTCACGCCGCCAGAATTGTCATCGTGATGACACCGGATAGTTCGAGTTCATCGCCCAGTTGGATCGGTTCCCGGTCGCCTTTCTTCAGTTGGGTCTCGTTCAGCCGCGTCGGGTTGTCCCCGAGGTCAACCAAATAGTACCCATCCGGTTGACGGTCGAACCGGACGTGTTCCCGGTGGATCCGAACCGCCTCGTCTTCCGGTCGGCCGGCGTCCAGTAGCGCCGCCCGGATTTCCCGGCCGATGCGGTCCCCGTCTTCGACAGTGATGTCACGACCCTCGACCGAAAGAACGAGTTTGTCCGGGACCGTCGCGTCGTCGGTGGACTGTGACGCGAGTGTGTCGACGGCGTTGCCCGTGGCTGCTGACTCACTCGCTGTCTCGTCAGTGGTCGACGACCCTGCCGAGTCAGCCGTCGACGTGTCGCTCTCGCCGCGATGCGCGTCCAAGTCCTCCCCACAGTTGACACAGAAACTGGCATCGTCATCGACAGCGGTGTCACAGGACGGGCACGCGTCAAGCGACCCGTCGTCTCCCGGTGTGATGTCCTGTACGTCGGCACCGCAGGAAACACAGAAATTTGCGTCGGCGTCGAGTTCCTGATCACAGTCCGGGCAGGTAATCGTCGCCGTATCGTCGTCTGCCTCGGGGGTTTCGTCGGATGTCTCGGTATCCCCATCGGAGTCACTACTGGCCTGATCCGGGACATCATCCGGTTCGTCGGGCTCCTCCCCAGCGTTCGGCTCAGTTCCGTTTTCGGCCTCGGTGTCAGCTGTAGTTTCGTGTTCCGCCGCCGTCTCTGCCGTCCCCATCCTCTCTTCTCCGGCCTCGACTGCCCCAGTGTCTGAGACCGCATCGACCGCTGCTTCGTCGTCGCTATCATCGTCGACGGTGGACTCAGCTGGGGTCTCGGCTTCGTCGCTAGTCCCTCTCGGCTGACCATCCGCCGACCCCGGCTCGTCCGTTCCTTCCGGTATCAGGTCGGCGTCGTCCGGCACCCCATTGCCGGTGTCAAAATCAGCGGCGCTTTCGTCAGTGTGTTGCCACTCACCACAGTCCGGGTTTGTGCACCATCCGCCCGCGACTGTCGGATCGAAGTTCTCGTCGCATATGGGGCATTTTACCGTGCGGTCGGATTCAGGCATGGGTTTCGTTAGGCTCTACAGAATCGAGAAATAAAATACTTGTCCCACGAAAATTTCCTTCTACTCATCTGTCATAATAACGGTATCTCGTTCGGAAATGTCGATGTCAGGGTCGATATCTCGAACTGGCATCCCGCCGTCTTCCGGCGTTTCCGGGAGCGCACTGTCAGCGAACAGTAGAACGGAGATATTGTCCTTCCCGCCCCGGTCGTTCGCCAAGGACACGAACTCCTGACTTGCCGCGTCGAGGGACGCTGCATCGAGGACCACGTCACGGATCTCGTCATCGGTGACCACCGCTTCGCGGATGCGCTCGGCTACCGAGTCGGCGTGGTCCGAATCGACGTATTCCTCGTACAGGTCCGGCGCGTCGGTCTGTGCGTCAATGAGACCGTCGCTGGTCGCCAACACCGTGTCTTCCGCGTACAGTCTGACCGTTCGCGTGTCCACCCCGACAGTCGCCTCGTCGGGGTCCTCGTAGCCGGACCCGCCCAGCGCGCGGGTGATTTCGTTCCCGTTGGGGTGGACGTGGGCCTCGACGGGGTCGATTTCGTCGCTGTCGACCCACTCCTGAACGACCGCGTGGTCTCTGGTCAGCGGCGAAATCGTCTCGCGGGCACTGTTGACGACGTAGGCCCGGCTATCACCGACCCAGCCGTAATGGAGTTTGCCGTCGGCGTATATCCCCGCGACGACCGTCGTATAGGATTGGGTCCCGGTCTCGTTTGCGTACCGGATGATCTCGCGGTGAGCTGCTGTAATCGCCTCTGCCACGGCGGTTTCGAGCTCCCGCTCGCCGGGCGGATCCGGAAGCACGTCACGGGCTACATCGACATCGAAGCCGCCGGGATAGCTCCGGGCCGTTCGAATCGCCACGGGAGCAAGGTGTTCGGCCACGACAGTCGTCGTGATGTACGACGCGATGTCGCCGGCATCGTGTCCGCCAGCACCGTCGGCGACCACGAACACGCCGGCCGAACGGTTCATCGGCTGTCTGTTGCTGTCAGTGTCGGGCGTATCCGCGTCGTCAGCGTCAGAAGGGTCCCTGTCGTCACCGGCGTCAGCCGCCGGCCCGGTATCGGATGATTCGTCTGTCGCGTTCGCTGTCTCGTCACCGTCTGCCGTGGCCGGGTTCTGCGACTGCGGTCTATCCTGCCCCCGGTAACCATCGCGATGCCCCTCCTCGAACACCGTCAGAGAGACGCTGTCCTCGTTGATACCCTGTCCTCGCTTCCTGTCGCCGATGTCGTAGTTCGTGCTGTATCTCATGACTCCTCCGGATGGAACTCGAACGTGACCCCGTAGGTCGGGTGGACCAGCGACACCAGATCGCCGTCAGTGAGTGTGACCGACTCGGGGGGAACGTTGCCGTGCCTGTCGGTCGGGTCCTCGCCCTCGGAGCGCAGACGGTTACGTCCGGGCGCGGAGAGGACCCGCTGCCAGCCGGCCCCTTTCTGGACGAACGTCCCGTTGAGACTCCGGTCGTGGAGAGACCACTCGCCGTCCTCGATGTCGAACTGTACTTGCACCGACGAGATGTACTCACCCTGTGGGTCTTCGATGGTTATCGATGCTGGGGGACCGCTCGCGCCCTGTCGCCCGATAGTATCGCCCGGTTCGACGGTGAACTGCCTGTCCGCCTGAATGTACGTCACTGACGCCGTCGCGGGCGGCGTTGGATCACGCCGCTCAAGT
The Haloarcula sp. CBA1129 genome window above contains:
- a CDS encoding zinc ribbon domain-containing protein, with the protein product MQRGRLGLELRESAALLRAESWLFVGVGIAWLVYSGWVLATGLLLTQVPGLERTVPVTLAGQTVSLRTVLAAGLWLLSPSLATVVLVNRRLRNSYGNLVEAYRLDHPSLLLVLPGTVLLGCLLGSLILGQQRLLTVVAFFGTVHLVVRTVAYGHRVYTLSVPPLLSLLVCVSAVSLSTGWVLQMGTASGVSSALSPWLARAGVGPIAETALQLLGVRPSQATALFIAVPGVLASAYLFVQLLAGTVVRIRAPLSNPHRRPDQRFPIMPPVGVVQNGDESSATERAVDATPDSGEQTEDGTAAEDVDSDAEPPGHTGTRVFSPDEAPTTEPPAHESVQDTAQLSDDAAQPETAATDSGTDTESETGDTNEPASATDEAWMDDTSVFTPGDRNSGQSYCSECGESLPPDADTCPSCGDPVDG
- a CDS encoding zinc ribbon domain-containing protein gives rise to the protein MPESDRTVKCPICDENFDPTVAGGWCTNPDCGEWQHTDESAADFDTGNGVPDDADLIPEGTDEPGSADGQPRGTSDEAETPAESTVDDDSDDEAAVDAVSDTGAVEAGEERMGTAETAAEHETTADTEAENGTEPNAGEEPDEPDDVPDQASSDSDGDTETSDETPEADDDTATITCPDCDQELDADANFCVSCGADVQDITPGDDGSLDACPSCDTAVDDDASFCVNCGEDLDAHRGESDTSTADSAGSSTTDETASESAATGNAVDTLASQSTDDATVPDKLVLSVEGRDITVEDGDRIGREIRAALLDAGRPEDEAVRIHREHVRFDRQPDGYYLVDLGDNPTRLNETQLKKGDREPIQLGDELELSGVITMTILAA
- a CDS encoding PP2C family serine/threonine-protein phosphatase; this translates as MRYSTNYDIGDRKRGQGINEDSVSLTVFEEGHRDGYRGQDRPQSQNPATADGDETANATDESSDTGPAADAGDDRDPSDADDADTPDTDSNRQPMNRSAGVFVVADGAGGHDAGDIASYITTTVVAEHLAPVAIRTARSYPGGFDVDVARDVLPDPPGERELETAVAEAITAAHREIIRYANETGTQSYTTVVAGIYADGKLHYGWVGDSRAYVVNSARETISPLTRDHAVVQEWVDSDEIDPVEAHVHPNGNEITRALGGSGYEDPDEATVGVDTRTVRLYAEDTVLATSDGLIDAQTDAPDLYEEYVDSDHADSVAERIREAVVTDDEIRDVVLDAASLDAASQEFVSLANDRGGKDNISVLLFADSALPETPEDGGMPVRDIDPDIDISERDTVIMTDE